From the genome of Petrotoga sibirica DSM 13575:
TGGAGGGATTTTTTCAAACCCTTTTTCTTTCATTAATTTTAAGGTGAGATTTTTTGGAGCGTATCCACTGGAATTCAACCCATATAGTTTACCGTCCTTGTAAAGTATAGCGAATGCATCGCTACCTATACCGTTGGAAGTTGGTTCTAAAACGGTCAAACCTGCTGCCACTGCAACAGCTGCATCAACAGCATTCCCACCCTTTTTTAAAATTTCTACACCTATCTCAGAAGCTAATGGATTTGTTGTTGCCACCATCCCGTTTTTTGCATAAACAGGAATCCTTTTTGAGGAATAAGCAAATTTTAAGGGATCAAACATTTGAAATACTCCTTTCTTTTAAACTGATTTTAAGGAATGTAATCTATTATATCATTAGAATAAAATAAATTAAAGAGGCATAGATATAAGTTTCCAAAGACGGTATAACAGGTTAATTTCAGGAGGTGACGTAATTATGATAAAAGCAACTAAGTTCACTAGCATATTATTAATTTCCCTATTGTTCGTATTTTCATCTTTTGCAAGTAACACATCTTACGCTAGATTACCAGATTTGGATAACTTGTCTTTAACTTCTGCTACTCATGGTAATATTAATTTAATAGAATTGATCAGCGAGATTGAAGTGGATCAAAAAGAAAAATCAACAATTACTATAGGTGTATATTATTTAGCTTCTACAGATGATCACACTATAAAAATAAAAGAATTGAATGATCTATGTTATAACCAAGACTACAGTTCAAATTTTAACTCGATGGAAAGCAAATCACACAACCGATCTAAAAATCTTTCTGACAAATTGATCAAATCTAATCCAAACGTCAAAAATAAAAATTATAAAAACGATTACTCTTATAAAAATGAATTAACAAATAAGTTTGTTCAGAAAAGAAGTATGTTAGATTACATACTTTCTCTTAATCTTTTTAAACAGAATACACCAGATTTCATCGAAATTCAACAAAATGTTTTTATTTTTTCTTAGAGATCTAAAATAAGTATGATATAATGAAGATACAGAATTAATTAGTTTTTTATCATAATTTCAACAAAATCTCAGAGAGGAGGGAACAAAGATGAAAAAAGTTTTCGCAACGTTGTTAGTAGGTATGTTAGCTGTTTTTAGTTTTGCTGCATTTGAAGTCACAGGTGGTTATGTGAATGCATCTTTAGCCGCTAGTGCTACATCCGTGGCCTCTGATGTAACAATGCATGGGATTAGTGTAGGTGCAAACTATCTGTATGATGGATTGGGTGTAGAAGGTGGAGCGTTGTTAGTCGGCGGTTCTTTTGATTACTATTTCCCGACAGAATTTGTTGATGAAAGTGCCGTTGCAACAGATTTATCTCAAATGATGGTGGGCGTGAATGCTGGTTACAGGCAGAGTTTAAATGCCTTCTTCCCAGACTTACCATTTGGAATGTATGTCCAAGGGTTGTTTAACTATTCTTTTGGATTAGGAGATACTAAGGTTGTAGCAAGCAGTTTGGGTTTCGGTGGAGGAGCTGGAGCAAACTTCGCAGTTCAAAACCTCAACATGAATGTAGGGGCAGATGTTTTGTTTGAAAAGCCCACATTAGCTGACGATTACAACGAAGTTTATAAGAGTGAGTTCCAGTTGAAACCAAAATTTAAGGTTTACGCAGGCGTACAATTTTAATTTAAAGTAAACATAGAAAACTAAAAACCTCCGTAAAGGAGGTTTTTTATTACAGCTTTTTTCTCATTTCGATAGCAACTATTCTATATCCTGATCTTAAAAAGAAACTTTCTAAAAACTTCAAATATTTTGGTAAAGTAACAACTCTCTGTTTTTGAAAGCCTTTTATCAAATTAATGTATGTCTCGGTGAATCCAAGATTTTTATACAAATTATACGCAACTTTGTTGTTCCCAAAAACATTCAATTCAAGAGATTTTACGTTTTCTTTCTTTAATGTTTCTTCTAATTCTTTTATAGCGCTCTTCGCAAATCCTTTTTTTTGATACTTAGGAAAAATCCTAATATCGTATATAAAGGCTTTTTTAGAACTGTAATTTACAAAAACCCAGATTCTTCCAACGTGTTCATTATTCCCATTTATAATGTTATAACCATAGTTTTTCCCTTTTTTGATATCTTCATTCCAGATAGTATCAATTTGATCCTCAGCTCTTGCCAGAGCTTCCTCGTATGGAATCAACAAATTCTCAGCCAAAACTTTTGCATATTCTTCATACATTTTCTTTTTGTATATTTCAAACTCTTCTTTGCTCATTAATTCGAGCTTCGTTACCGACACCTCCAAAGGATGTTATCTTTTCCCACCCGCCGCCCTATATGGAAACATTTTAACAAGTAACTTAAGAAATTATTCCTAAAATGTCGAAGGCGTTTTTAGTTATTTCGGAATATTTTTTGAACAAACTTAAATCCACTTCTTCTCTATTCGAACTTCCATGATTATCAGTCGCTAAGAAATCCACTAAATAATTATCATAATAATATTTACCTTCTTGAGTTTTTAACCCTTCAAAATTGACTTGGAAGAGTACACCCATTTCTCTCATTCTTTGAATTATGTCTTTGTTTTCATATAACCATTTGTATCTTTCCACATGTACAAGAATAACTTCATAGCCATCCAATTGTAAATTAAATATCGAATCAAGAGCATAAATAGGCATAGGTTGTGTTGGAAATTCTATCAAGACAAATGAATTAAATGGAATAAAATCTTTGTAATCTGGGGTTAGATATAATTCAGAGGCAAGATAGGTCCTCAGGCCAATATCATTTTCTATTTTTTCTTTTACATTTTGATAAACTTCTTTGATTTTTGTTTTATCCGTTTTAACAGAAGGATTGTTGACATGAGGTGTAAAAATGACATGGGTAATGTTGTTTTCTCTGTACCTACTCAGTTCATTTAATGTTTCTTCAATAGTTTTCACGCCGTCATCAACTCCAGGTAATAGATGACAATGAATGTCAATATACATTTCATTTTTACCCCCTTTATGGGCCCCCTATGTTCTGGTTTTTCTTCTTCTCCTTTTTTTCTTACTTTTATCCCCGTCATCAGAGTAATAATAGTAGTAGTAGTAGTAATTGGAAGATTTTTCGTTTACATCATTTATAACAGTCCCAATGAGTTTTACCCCCGATGTTGTTATGTTTTCAACTGCGGCCTTTAAAGTCGGCTTTAAAGTCTGCCCATAGCGAGTCACTAATACCAATCCGTCTGAATATCTGGAGGTTATCATAGCATCGGGTGCAACCATTATGGGTGGAAGATCAATAATTATCTTATCGTAATACTCTTTTAGTTCATCGAGCAGATCTTTAAATTCATTTGAAGTTAATATGGATGTGGGATTTGGAGGTAAAGTTCCAACAGGCAAAACAAAAAAGTTGTCGAGAAATTCAAAAGGCTTTATTACAGACTGTTCTATAGAAGCACCTCTCAATAAATGGTTAACTAGTCCCACGTTCTTACTTTTTAGATTCAAAATCTTTTCAACTCTTGGTCTTCTCATATCGGCATCTATCAACAAGGTTTTGTTACCACTTTGGGCATAAGAAATAGCAACATTGGCAGCTGTCATTGTTTTACCTTCAGCGGGTCCACCACTGGAAAAGGCAATAACATTAGGTTCTTTGGCGTTTGAAAAGTTAATATTGGTAGACAACATTTTGTAAGCTTCAGAGATCGGGGAGACTGGATCCCTTAAAACTATTAATTCATCATTTTCTTCACCCCCCATATGTAAATGAGGTATTCTACCAAGAACAGGGTAACCCTTAACGATCATCTTCAGTTCATTTTCATCTTTTACCCTTTTATCCAGATACTCGATGAGAAAAACTACAAGTATACCTAAAAAGATCCCCAACACTCCTCCTATTGCAGCAGTCAGAGGTTTATTTGGTTTAACTGGATTTGGAGAAACAAAGGCAGGGTCTATTATATTTGCTGTACCAATTACACCTGCTTCAGCAATCTTAGCTTCTTCTAATTTTTCTAAAAGAAGAACATAAAGATTTTCCTTTACTCTTACCTCTCTTTCGTAATTCATGAGTCTTTGCTCCAAAGCAGGTAATTGGTTCAATTGGGATTGATATATGATCCTTAACATTGTTAAAGATTGTATTGTGCCTTGAAGAACTTGTTGCCTGGCTTGTTCTTGGATCAATTGTGAATACAAGCTATTATACTGCGGATTGGTAGTTCTCACTTGGGAAGTTACAATCGTACTTATCTCATTTTTTAGCATCTCTTGGGCTTGGCTCAGCTCTTCCCTTAATCTCAGGACCTCTGGATCGCTTGTAGATTTAGTACCTTCCAAGCCTGCGAGCTGAACCTGAATATTCACAATTTGATTTCTCAAATTGCTAACGACTGGATTTATCGAGATTGTTTCAGATGAAATGATTTCTTGATCCATACTTTTTAAAGTATCATTCAATGTTTGTAATCTTATCTTTGTTTCTTCCATTTGGATCTGATAAGTGTTTATCTGCTGATCGTAGGAAACCAAAAATTGCAATATAGATTTTGCCTCTTCATCTAACAAAAAAATATTATTTTCCTCTTTAAAATTTCTGAGATCGTCTTGAGAAGCGTTCAAATCACTTTCAGCTAATGGAATTTGCTCTTCTATAAACCTTCTTCTTGCTGTATACTCGTTTTGAGACAAACTTTTTAACAAATCGTTGTATACAATCGCTAAATTATCGGCAATGCTTCTTGCTAGCCCCTTGTCTTCACTTTGAACTGATATCCGCACGATATTTGTATCGCTAACAGGTGAGACTGTGATCATTTGTTCAAGGGAACGAACAACACTGTTTATTGTGACATCTTCTGGGTTTTCAACTTTTGCTTGAAAATATTCAATTAAGTTTAAATTGTCGATTACTTTTTCTAGATTTCTTCTACTTTTTATCAATTCAATTTCTGTCGATATCTTAGATGAGGTTGACCCTATCTGTGTACCAAAAATATCTGCAACAGAACTTTGTTGAGAGGGGTCTATTTTCAAGGTTGTATTTGCTTCATAAATAGGAGTAGAGTAAAAAAGGTAGATTAAAGTAATTACTACCGTTACAACTACGGTTAAAAAAAACCACCAGAATCTTTTTCTGAATATTTTTAAAATATCCTCAAATGTTAACTCATTTTCCATCTTTAACCCCTCTACTGAAGCTTTAACATTCTTCATACATGAGTAATAAATCCTTCTATAAAAAAATTACAACAAATTTAATGAAATTTATTTACTCATTAGTTGACCTTTTATTCTTTTTTACATAAACAATGGTGGGATCTTTTTCTTTTTCTAAAATCTCCTTTATATCTTCCAAGTTTGTTCTTTTTTCTTCTATAAATATAATAATTTTTTCTAAATCATCTCTGTATAGTATATAATCACTGTTGTTGAAATTGTCAAACATTATAAACGCCTCGTTTGTGTTTTTAAACTTTTCAAATTTTTCAAATTTTTCTTTGTAATCTTCATTTTCTATTGAAGTAAAATACTCTGTTTTATAAGGCTTTATGGTATTTAAAATGTTGTAAATTCTTTGAGAAAGGTTCTGGGCAACTGAGAAATTCCCTAAAAACAACAACCCAAACTTTTTAAAATCTTTTTTATAAACATAATTAACTATTTTTTCTGCATCGTTTGAATCGTTTAAAATAATGTCAGGAACTCCAAATAAACTTTCAAATTCGTATAGATCTTTCACTGTTTTGTCTTGGGCTTCTTTTACGAAAACACCCAAAATTCCCAAGAATATTGCCAATACCCCTCCAATAGCTAAAGTAAGAGTGGTATTTGGTGATACAGGATTTTCGGGTACGTAAGCGAAGGTTATTACTTTGAATTTGTTATCGTACAGTGAAGCCTTCATTCTTTCTTGCTCTAAGGCAGTTAGTAGAGTGTTATACCTTGTTTGAAGAATAGCCTGATCTCTTCTCAAAAGAAAATATTCGTACATAATAGGGGATCTTTTTGCAATTTCATCATCTATAACTTGAAGCATATTTTCATATACCTGTCTTGTTACATCAAATAGTTGTAGTTGTGTAATTATCCCTGTGTATTCGTTAAAAGTTTCCATATCGATCGATGCAAGAAAGTTTAAATCGTTGGAAAAAATGGTTTCAAGGTTCTTTTTCAATTCAACTTCTAAAACGGTTATTTCGGCTTCCAAAGCAGCAATTCTTGGAGAACTAGGGGAATTTAATTTTAGAGTTTCTAATTCTATTCGGTCATTTACTAATTTAGATTTTATATCCTTAACAGGTGTATCTTTTTCTGTGTTTGTGAGTATAAACTCTTTAGTTTCTGGACTCAGTTTGAAAATATTATCTTCTATAGCTTGCTTTCTGATTTCTAATTGGTTTTTATCAGCGTCTAATTTTAGTATGTTCATATATGTTTCTGAATAATAACTAATTAAAGGGTCGCTTTCTTGCGATGTTCCCCCCGAAATATCGGAAATCTTATTTTTAGTTTGGAAATCCAAAACCTCTTTATTTATCTGATCATATTGCTGAGATACATCTTCAAATAACCTTTCAACTTGATTCAAATAAGATTGAGAATCCTCAAAATAAAGGTTTTTCGCATAATCGGTGTAGTAAGAATACACAAGTGAGACAACCGACGCAGCCATGGTTGGATCAGAACTTTGGTAGCTTATTTCTATCATATTAGTATCTCGAACATTTTGTATATTTAAGCCTTCTTTTAGTGAATCAATAAGATCTCTTTCTGTTACTTCTGTGCCTCTTAATCTGGCAATTAACCCTTTGTTCTGATTTGCTTTTTCTACAAGGTTGAGCTCTTTTACAATGTTTGCCAACACCCAATCGGATTTCATCCTTTCAATTTCTGTAGTTAGACCAGAGTCAGCCGGTTGACTGATTCCTAACAAGTTTGCAGCGGAAGACATAGATCCTAGAGAGAAAGTTGGTTGAGAAGAACTCGATTTGTACTCTATAACCTGCTTTGCTTCATACTTGGGAGTTGCAATAAAAAATAGATAAAATGCTGTTAAAAAGATAGTTAAGAAGAAAATAATTAAAAAAGTCCACTTTCTTCTTTTAAAAATTCTGAGTATGTCTGAAAAGGTTAGTTCTCTTTCTTCTCCCATTTCCATCCTCCAATTTTTAGTTATTTTTTACTGTGATTAGAAATTCTAAAAGTTGCTTTTAGGGCCCCTTCGCCCCCTGCCCACCCTTCTAAGGAAGGAACCTTCGCTTCTTTGTCCTGAAGCCAACCTTTATTTTGTTCTATGCAAAATATTCTACCATATGGTTGACTTATTTCAAAGGTATTTCTTTATGTTCATATTAAAACCCTTTTTGTACTGCATCAGCTCGCATAAACTTCTGAATTGACAAGAAGAACAGTCGTAATATTTTTCTCCTGTTTTTGAGTTGTTGTATTTATCATGCATTTCCTCTAAGAACCTTCTTATTTCTCTTTCTTTTACTGCTATGGGGGTAAAATCAGATTTGTTGATGTTTTGAAAAACTTTCTCTAACCATGTGTAGAATTCTTTAATATCAAAAGATACATACTTTGCTTTAGACTTGTGTTCTTTATATATAACCCTACCTTTCTGTATTTTTATAAAATTATTATTTTTATGCTCTTTTTTCTTTGATACTACTTGAAATTTTAGATACACGTCAGAATGTGCTAATTTGTTTTTCCATTCTTCGTTGTTTAATAAGGTTAGGTAATATATTAGCAATTGTTCACTTTGGAAATTTTTTGACCTTTTGTAATCCATAATTGAGTATGCTCCTGGCAATAGTTGATCATCGAATTCATCAAGTAGGTACGAGTAGTTACCGTTTAAAAGATCTACCCTGTCTATTCTGGATGTTAAGTCTATATCACGAAAATTTTCGATATTTATCTTTGATTTTACCTCTAACTCAGTAGCTATAACTTGAGAATATGTCAGATCTACGCCTTTTTTGAAATGGATATACTTTCGATGTATGTCTTCTATGCTTTCTAAAATATCTTCTGTTATTATTTCACTTTCCACATCTTTTATAGCTTGATAGGTTAGTAAAAAATCGTCTGTATACTCTTCCCAAATATCTTCAATGATATTTTTTATTTCTTCTTTCAATTCTTCTTTGTTGAGAATTTTTTGGGACATAACTTCATAATTTTTGTATTTGGAAAATATTTCTTTCATCACCCTATGCTTTATAAGTCCATCAAAAAACTTCTCAAAAGCTTTATCTCCATATAATCGGCCTTCGATCCCGAGGTAATACTTAAAAGGACAATCAACATAAGTGGTAATTTTTGTATGGCTTAACCGTCCAAGGCCCGTATTTTTAGATAACTGCCATTGTGGATTAGTTATCTCTTTTTTTAATCTCTCAATATTAGTGAAGTGTTTATGTGATAAATATTCTTTCTTTCCATTCAATATGTAATAAATAGTAGCTTCTGTTTCAGAGAAAATGTTATCTGGATCTTTTGGTAGGATCTCTTTTTTAGAGAGAAACTCACTGGAATATTTAACGTTCTTAAAGTTGTTTCTAAACTCTTTTTCGTATGGAGAGGGTAGTATTGGTTCACCACTTAATTTAGCGTTTGGATATGTAAATACAATATTTTCTGCGAAGATCATCGAGATAAACAAGTTTCTTCTACTGATTTTTTCTGAGTGTTTGGCTATTGAGGTCCCCTCGTTACTCATAGATGTGATGAAAGGATTGACCTTTATTGAAGGATAGTTTTCTTCAGTGAAGCCTACAAAATATTTGTATTTTTTCTTTACAAATCTTGAGTCTTCAAGGCTCATTATTTCTACTGTATTATCGTACCTTTCTGATTCTCTATACGTTTCAATCTGAATTAGAGAAGAAAGTATTTTGTAGAACTTTTCAATTCCTAAATTTTTATCTGATTTTAGAATTTTTTCCAAATTTTCTTCGACGTTGAATATTAGTGCTTCGAAGGCTTTTAATGCATTTAATTCACTCTCAACGGGAAGTACATCCTCGTATGTTTTTAGTATGTTGAAATGAGATAGGTAAGTATCTATCCATTCTTTCACTAACTCCCTGTAATCAGAAACACTGAAGTACCTTTTTCGATCTTTGCTTTTTTGAATATTTTCCAAAAGAGAAAATATGTTTCCAAGACATTTTTTTAATTCCCTTAAGCCTTTGAGTTCTTCGCTTATTCTTTCTATTTCTTCCGTACCTTTAAGTTGAGCCTTTCTTTTTTCTATTTCTTTCTCAATGGTATTCATCCATTTTTCTTTTCGATTTTTGAGAAAGGATTTTTGTATGTCATAGAATAAGTTCAATCGCTTTAAATAATTCTCTATTTGCTCCATTGTCAGCTCAGTTACTCCTCCGTAACCACTTTCGATCATCGCCAAGATATCTTCAACCTCACAACCTCTCACCAATGTTTTAATTGGTTGAAGAAGCATCAAAACTATTTGGCTTTCGTTTAACGGAACATCATTTTTGAACCTGTAAGGTACCTTAGCATCTTCCAAATGATCCGCCAATAATTTTGCAGTTGAATTATTGGGAACAACGATCCCAAAATCATCAGGTGAAAGATTTTCACTTATCAATTTTCTCTTTATTTCTTTTGTAAGGATTTCTATTTCAGAAACATCGTTGTTCATGGGAAAGATCTGAATATTGGTATTTTCAAAAATCCCTTTTAAACCTTTTCTTTTTGATTTGAATTCAAATCCTTCGTTTTTTAAAAAGTTGTGTATGTTAGTTATAGAATCAAAACTTCTGTCTTCTATATTGACCCAAGTAATAAAATGAACCTCTTCAAAGAGATCAAAGAAAGCTTTAAGGGTTTTGTTAACAGCTGGAGAAATATCAAAAAAGCCCGAAATAACGACCCTTTTTCCTATATATTTTTTCCCCTCTTCTTTCAATCTAGTAGGTAAAATCTCATAAAACCATTTGTACACACTAACGGGATCGTAATTTCTTTGATATTTAATGGACATATCGAACTTCGTTTCTAAAATATCTTCGAGTTTTTTTTCTAATTTAGTGTAAAGTATGTACAAATTAGAATTGTTATCTATAGAATCATCGAGCAACTTGTATTCTTCAGAGGATTCAACGATTTCTTCATCTTCAACCCTTGAAATTTCCCATTTTTTCTCGAAAATATCTAATATATACTCCACTGATTTTTGAGATTTGGATATAACGTTTAGATATTCAGAAAATTCTTCGTCTTTTTTCTCTTCTTCTATTAAATCCATTATCTCGTTTTCGATGTATACCTTCAAAAAATCTCTATCCAATATTACAGATTGTGGCTGGTATGTTTTTAGCGTCTCAGTTACATATTGGTTTATAACCCTAAAGCCATCACGATTGATAGTTTTTTGTGTTTGTGAAGCGATGTATTCTGCCACTTGCTTTACATAAAAACCAGAAGGCCCTAGAAACAAAAAGTTCAGAGGGTCTTCGTTGTAAAAAGGAAGTATAAGATCTCCAACCTTTTTAAAATGTTCTGCATTTAAGTCAAATAAATAGACCTTTTTCATTTTTCTACCAGCTTTCTATTTCATTTCTCACTTCATCCAAGTTATATTCAAATTTGTAAGTTCTATTTTCTCTTTCATTCCCAAAGAAATCTTTCTCTATATAATCATAGTTGCCAAGGTTATATTTGTATTCTATTTCAGTATTTGCAGGCATTATTAGAGTTAATTGGTACGTTCCGTCATCCATTTTCTCAAATCTATAGTTTTCATCTCCCACCAACCAATTGTTGAAGTTCCCCATCATATAAATTGAAGCATCTTGTGGTGTACTTTCTGGAACCGACGTGATTATAAAAGTTACCTCGAATAAATTTTCAGCTTCTTCTGAAAATGAAGGTATTTGTGGGGCTGATGTAGGAGATGGCTGAGCTGTTGTCGAGGCTTTTTGTGAAGAAAAACCAAAAAGTAAAAGAATTATTGCAAAGGGAAGTAAGATTTCTAAAAATCCTTTCAAGTTTCTTTCACCTCTTTAATGGTGTAACTCTGTTTTCAGTTTATTATATCATATTTATTATCTCAATTCTCCACATTTGATCAAATCAAATGCCCGTGAAAAAGAATGGTTAAACGGAAGATTAACTCCCTTATATTTCTATTTTTCTATCATCTGTAACTAAAATATAATTTTGTTTCCATTTTTCTACCAAGTTAGCACAGATTTTATTGTATTTGGAATGATCTGCTAGGACATATGCAACTTTTGCTGATTTTATAATTTTCTTTTTAAAATTTGCTTCACTCAGTTCATGAACATAGAAGCCTTCCTCGTTGAATCCGTTAACTCCCATAAAGGCTTTTTTAAACTTATATTTTTCGAAGTTTTGCTCTAAATCAATAAAATTCATATTACTGGGGATAAATTCTCCGCCTAAAACGTGTAGATTTATTTTAGTGGAGTTAGAAAGAGCATTTATAATGTATAAAGAGTTTGTAACTATGTGGCATTTTTTATTAGAGTTGATTAATTCTTCAGTAAAAGCAAGGGTAGTGCTTCCTGCATCGATGAATATTGTGTCATCGTTTTCTACAAATTGAACCGCATACTTTGCAATTTTCAATTTTTCTTTTGCATGTCCTGCAATTTCTTTTTGAAATAAGGGATTAAACCTTTCTTTAGCAATGGCTCCACCATGCGTTCTTTTTATAAATCCCTCCCTTTCCAAATAATTTAAATCATTTCGAACTGTGGAAAAGGAAACTTTTAATATTTGGGAGAGATTAAAAACCGTTATGCTTCCCTCTTTTTCAAGCAATTGAAGTATTCTTCTTCGTCTTTCTTCTGGAATTAATTTAGTGCTATTTGTTTTCATTTCATAAACTCCTCTTTCTCGATAGATATTCCATAATCATTGTACCATATTTTGTAAGGTCCTCTGTGTGAAAATATAGGGCATAACTCTGATTCACTTTTTTGCCAAAAAAAGATAAAATGATCGTTTTTTTGTGAAACTATTTGAGTATTGTAGGCAATTTTTTCAATTTGCGGTTTAAACAATGCCGGTCCATTTTCGGTCTTTGTGTATGGCCCTTTTAAATTTTTGCTTACTAAGAAATAATCTCCAGGAATAGGATCTGATCCTGTTTGTTCTTTGAAGTTATCTGAAAAAGAATTAGAGCAAAAATGCAAATAATATATGTTATCTTTTTTAATAATATAGGGGCATTCGGTATTGTCAAACCATTTAGGTAGAGATAAAGGTTCGAGAATTTTCCAGTCTATCAAGTTTTTAGAGGTAGCTATTCCCACAGTTCCTCTTGCCTTGATCTCGCCATCCTTTCTTCTACTACAGAAAACCATGTAAAAATCAGAACCTTCTTGAAAAACATAAGGATCCCTGAAATGTGTCATACCATCGTAAGAATTAGTTTCATAAAGATTTGAATCAATTCTTAAAAGTGGTTCTTTGTCTGAAATTCTTTTATAGTTCTTGAAATCGGGGGATTCTGAAGTTATTAAGCCGATGAGTTGTTCGTTAGGTTTTTTACTGTTTCTTGAAGTGTAAAAGAGATAGTATTCGTTGTTGTAATAAAATGTACTTCCAGTCCAAATAGAAGTATCGTCCCATTTGTTTTGATTTGGGGACAATATAATACCTTCATATTTCCAATTAATTAAATCTTGACTTTTGGCTAAGCCTATTGAAGAATGAAAATGCCTGTTTTCAGGGTTTTTTGTTCTAGGTGATTCTAAAAAATATTTGAACCAACCATCTTCTTTGTCCTTGAAAAACCAGAGATCCCAAATGTATTTGTTTTTCAATTTAAAGCATGATGAATTTTGCATCATAAAACATACCTCCTACTTTATTCCCGTGGTAGCCACGCTTTTTACAAACTGGTTTTGTAGGAATATAAATAATATTATAACTGGAATAGTCATCATCGTAGCAAAAGCCATGATATCCCCCCAGTAGATTGGAGCTTGTCCAAAGAACGTTTGCATCGCAACCGTTAAAGGCCTATATGTATATCCCCTGGTAACCATCAAAGGCCATAAAAAAGAACCCC
Proteins encoded in this window:
- a CDS encoding PD-(D/E)XK nuclease family protein translates to MKKVYLFDLNAEHFKKVGDLILPFYNEDPLNFLFLGPSGFYVKQVAEYIASQTQKTINRDGFRVINQYVTETLKTYQPQSVILDRDFLKVYIENEIMDLIEEEKKDEEFSEYLNVISKSQKSVEYILDIFEKKWEISRVEDEEIVESSEEYKLLDDSIDNNSNLYILYTKLEKKLEDILETKFDMSIKYQRNYDPVSVYKWFYEILPTRLKEEGKKYIGKRVVISGFFDISPAVNKTLKAFFDLFEEVHFITWVNIEDRSFDSITNIHNFLKNEGFEFKSKRKGLKGIFENTNIQIFPMNNDVSEIEILTKEIKRKLISENLSPDDFGIVVPNNSTAKLLADHLEDAKVPYRFKNDVPLNESQIVLMLLQPIKTLVRGCEVEDILAMIESGYGGVTELTMEQIENYLKRLNLFYDIQKSFLKNRKEKWMNTIEKEIEKRKAQLKGTEEIERISEELKGLRELKKCLGNIFSLLENIQKSKDRKRYFSVSDYRELVKEWIDTYLSHFNILKTYEDVLPVESELNALKAFEALIFNVEENLEKILKSDKNLGIEKFYKILSSLIQIETYRESERYDNTVEIMSLEDSRFVKKKYKYFVGFTEENYPSIKVNPFITSMSNEGTSIAKHSEKISRRNLFISMIFAENIVFTYPNAKLSGEPILPSPYEKEFRNNFKNVKYSSEFLSKKEILPKDPDNIFSETEATIYYILNGKKEYLSHKHFTNIERLKKEITNPQWQLSKNTGLGRLSHTKITTYVDCPFKYYLGIEGRLYGDKAFEKFFDGLIKHRVMKEIFSKYKNYEVMSQKILNKEELKEEIKNIIEDIWEEYTDDFLLTYQAIKDVESEIITEDILESIEDIHRKYIHFKKGVDLTYSQVIATELEVKSKINIENFRDIDLTSRIDRVDLLNGNYSYLLDEFDDQLLPGAYSIMDYKRSKNFQSEQLLIYYLTLLNNEEWKNKLAHSDVYLKFQVVSKKKEHKNNNFIKIQKGRVIYKEHKSKAKYVSFDIKEFYTWLEKVFQNINKSDFTPIAVKEREIRRFLEEMHDKYNNSKTGEKYYDCSSCQFRSLCELMQYKKGFNMNIKKYL
- a CDS encoding DeoR/GlpR family DNA-binding transcription regulator — encoded protein: MKTNSTKLIPEERRRRILQLLEKEGSITVFNLSQILKVSFSTVRNDLNYLEREGFIKRTHGGAIAKERFNPLFQKEIAGHAKEKLKIAKYAVQFVENDDTIFIDAGSTTLAFTEELINSNKKCHIVTNSLYIINALSNSTKINLHVLGGEFIPSNMNFIDLEQNFEKYKFKKAFMGVNGFNEEGFYVHELSEANFKKKIIKSAKVAYVLADHSKYNKICANLVEKWKQNYILVTDDRKIEI
- a CDS encoding family 43 glycosylhydrolase; this translates as MMQNSSCFKLKNKYIWDLWFFKDKEDGWFKYFLESPRTKNPENRHFHSSIGLAKSQDLINWKYEGIILSPNQNKWDDTSIWTGSTFYYNNEYYLFYTSRNSKKPNEQLIGLITSESPDFKNYKRISDKEPLLRIDSNLYETNSYDGMTHFRDPYVFQEGSDFYMVFCSRRKDGEIKARGTVGIATSKNLIDWKILEPLSLPKWFDNTECPYIIKKDNIYYLHFCSNSFSDNFKEQTGSDPIPGDYFLVSKNLKGPYTKTENGPALFKPQIEKIAYNTQIVSQKNDHFIFFWQKSESELCPIFSHRGPYKIWYNDYGISIEKEEFMK